The following nucleotide sequence is from Armatimonadota bacterium.
CTGAACTTGTAATACCAGAAACTTGGGGCATGGATTTTAAACTTGACGGCGAAGATGTTGGGTCAATGGTGAGGTGGATAGGACATGACGCAGCAATCTACGGCGGCAACTCCGGCGGACCTCTTGTGAATTTGAATGGTGAAGTTATTGGAATAAATGAAATTCGAATTGGCCTCGGAGGCGCAATCCCCAGCAACCTGGCTAAGCAAGTAAGTGAACAGATAATAAAACATGGAAAGATAATTCGCAGCTGGATTGGCGTTTGCGTTCAGCCACTCTTAAAATCAACCAAAGTAAAGAACGGCGTATTAATCAGTGGCGTCATCTCCGGCTCTCCTGCCGAAAAGGCAGGCATCAAATCCGGCGACATCCTTCTCAAAATTGGCGGGCGCGACGTAAGCGTGAGGTTCAAAGAGGAACTCCCTCCATTCAACCAAATTATGGCAGCGCTTCCGATAGGAAAGCCTGTTAAAGCTGTAATATTACGTAATGGAAAACAAATCGTTGTATCTATTGTACCTGAAGAGCGAGAACCTGCGTTAGCCCGACCCCAGGAATTTAAACAATGGGGTATTTGTGCGAGCAATATAACTTTTCTCAAAGCCAAGGAATTAAAGCGCAACTCACGTAATGGTGTGCTTGTTAGAAGCGTCCGTCCGGGAGGGCCAGCTGGTACTGCCAAACCAAACCTAAAGGAAGACGATGTTATTATTGAAGTAGGCGGCAAACCAGTAAATAATATCAACGATTTGGCAAAATTAACAGAGGAAATAACAAAAGACAAAACCGAACCAACCCCTACCCTTGTTGCCTTCGAGCGCTCTTCCGAAAAGTTCCTTACGGTTGTAAAAGTAGGAATCAGAGAGTTAAAAGACCCTGGGCTCGAGCTAAGCAAAGCTTGGCTACCAGTGTCTACACAAGTTCTAACAAGGGACCTTGCAAAAGTGCTAGGCATTGAAGGTAAAATGGGAGTCAGGGTAACCAAAGTATACCCAAATGCAAAAATTGACCTCCGTGTTGGAGACATTATAACCAAAGTTGATGGCGAGCTAGTGCCTGCTTCACAACCCGAGGACGAAGAGGTACTATCTACAATGATTAGACAGTACCCAATAGGTTCCAAGGTAGAGCTCACTGTCCTACACAATAATGAAGAAATAAAGGTGCCGGTGGAGTTGCCTGCCTCGCCTAAACTGCCCCGTGAGATGAAAAAATATCAGGATATCAACTTCGACTTTATTGTTCGCGACATCGCATTTTTAGACCGAGTAGAAGAAGGTTGGCCAGAGAATCAAGAAGGTGTTATTGTCGAATCAGTCAGCGAAGGCGGTTGGGCGGCTTTAGGAAACCTTTTGATTGGCGACCTTATCTGCACAGTTGACAACCAGCAAGTGAAAAATGTCCAGGAATTCCAGAAAATAATGGCAAGGATAGCAAACGAAAAACGGAAAATGGTAGTTTTTCAGATTAAGCGTGGTATTCAAGAAATGTTCATAGAAATAAGGCCAACTTGGTCACGTGTACCATAAATTAAGGAGGATACGATGAAAACACTAAGATTTGGATTTGCGGTCGCGGTTTCACTTTTGTGTGTGCTATGTAGTTTGTTTTCTCCCGCACCCCTGGCCGCTGATGAAGCCGCTCAAGCAGGAAAGGATATCATCACTAAATATGGCGATGCCATTGTTACTCTGCAATTAGTCGTCAAGACCGAGATGTCAATGGAAGGCGAGGAAGCATCGAAAGAAGAGAACAAAGCTGAGGCCACAGGAGTCATAATTGACCCATCAGGTCTCACAGTTGCATCGCTCTCTGCAGTAGATCCATCTGAAATGATGAGCAAGATGATGAGCTCCAGCGAATATAATCTTAAGATTTCTAGCGAGGTCACCGATTTAAAAATTCGCCTTGCAGATGGCACAGAAATCCCTGCAAAAATTGCCCTGCGAGACAAGGACCTAGACCTTGCTTTTATTCGTCCGATACAAAAGCCGACAAAACCGCTAAATGTACTAGACCTTTCAAAACAAGCTAAACCAGCATTATTAGATCAAGCAATAATGCTATCAAGACTCGGAATGATTGCCAACCGAACGATTGCCGCTAGCGTTGAGCGCATCCAAGCAATTGTAGAAAAACCGCGTACATTCTATATCACAGGTATGTCTATAGGTGACCTAAACCTTGGTGGGCCAGTCTTCGCGCTCGATGGAAATGTAATTGGCTTGCTTATTATGCGAATTCTTCCAACGCGGGCTGGTGGGGAAATGTCCTTTTCCCTGTTTAGTATGAACTATATGCCAATAATGCCAATGATTCTCCCAGCATCCGACATTCTGGCCGCTGCAAAGCAAGTCCCAGAATCAGTGCAATAGGCATTCTTGTACATTTAAATCTAACGCGATATAATAAAGCGGTTACTCTTTTATTTAGGAGCGACAATGTTGAAAACGCCTAACCTTAAAGTAATAAGCACTTTAGCACTTGTTTGCTGTCTTTCAATGTTTTTCCTCGGTTCAACTCTTGCACTCCCATCATCCCCCAAGAAATCGGTGCTCGTTATATCAGTTACCAAAGGCTTCCGACACAGTTCCATACCTCTTGGAGAAGAACTGATAAGAAAGCTTGGAACTGAATCGGGCGAGTGGGACGTAGATCTCGTGCGCACAGACGAGGAAATGGCACAAAAAATGACGGCGAATGCTCTCAAAAAGTACGATGCCATAGTCTTCAATAATACAAGCGGCGACTTACCACTTCCCGATAAGCAGGGGCTCCTCGATTGGGTAAAAGCCGGCGGAGGCGTAGTCGGAATACATGCCGCAACCGACACATTCCGTGAACGCGGCGATTCTCCCGGCTGGGCCGGATTCCGAGAAATGATGGGAGGTCAATTTGTTTCCCATGGACCTCAATCAGAAGTAGAACTTCTTATCCAAGACCCCAAACACCCAGCTACAAAAGAACTGCCTCCGAAATTTAAAGTCAAAGAAGAAATTTACCTTTTAAAGGATTGGTCACGGGATAAAGTCCGCGTACTGATTGCATTGGACAAACATCCAAACTCAGGCGAACCAGGCGACTACCCAATTGCCTGGGTACACCAATATGGGAAAGGACGTGTTTTTTACACCTCACTTGGCCATCGAGAAGATTTAATGCAAACGGAGAATTACAAAAAGCACCTCCGTGGCGGCATTCGATGGGTTCTCGGCATTGCAAAAGGAGACGCAAAACCACTGCCCCCACCTGCACCCATTACTAAGCAAGAAAAGAAAGAAGGCTTCAGAGCGCTTCTAAACGCCAAAGACATTACAGGCTGGCATCCCAGGCACGAGGGTGCCACTCCATGGACAGTGCAAAACGGAATGTTGGTTATGGGGAAAGGTGGTTCAGACTTAATTACCAATGAAAAATTCCGTGATTTCATTATACGCTATGAGTACATGATTCCAAAAGGCGGTAACAGCGGCGTCTATCTGCGGGGGCGTTATGAAATACAAATTCTCGATGATTTCGATAAAAAAACCCCCGACATTCACGGCAACGGTGCTATTTACGGTCTAATTCCGCCGTCCCAATTCGCTAGCAAAGCCCCGGGGGAGTGGCAAACCGTCGAAGCCAAACTAATCGGCAATAAAGTAACCGTAATTCTAAACGGCGTAAAAATCATTGATAATCAGGAACTTAGCGCACCAACGGGAGGCGCATTGGATGATAAAGTAAATGAACCAGGGCCAATTATGCTTCAAGGAGATCATGGCCCGGTTGCATTTAGAAATATAAGAATCAAGGTGCTGAAGTAACTATGAGCAACGGAGCAATTGATAGGCGAGATTTCATCAAAGGTGCAGCAGCATCAATGGCACTTCTTTTTGCTGCAGAGGAACTTTTTGCAGCAGAAGGGGCAACTGAAACCGCGGTAGCAGGACCGCCAGTAAAGTTCGGAGTTGTCGGGATTGGCCAATGGGGAAGAGAAATTTTATCAACACTTTCTAAAATGCCCTCAGCACAAATAACGGCAATTTGCGATACCTACGAACCTTTCCTAAACAAAGGAAAGGAAATTGCACCAAATGCTGTAACTTTTACTGATTTCAAAAAAGTGTTGGAATCGCCCGATGTCGAAGCCGTTATTGTAGCAACTCCAACTCACCTGCATAAAGACATAGTAATTTCGGCTTTGCAAGCTGGCAAGCATGTCTACTGTGAGTCGCCACTTGCTTCAACCATAGAAGATGCAAAGGCCATTGCGATGGCTGCACAGGGAACGAAGCAGGTATTCTATGCTGGACAGCAAGGGCGGTCGAACCTTCTTTACAAGCATGTCGCCAACTTTGTAAAGGCCGGCGTTCTCGGAAATACTGCGATGGTCCATGCCC
It contains:
- a CDS encoding ThuA domain-containing protein encodes the protein MLKTPNLKVISTLALVCCLSMFFLGSTLALPSSPKKSVLVISVTKGFRHSSIPLGEELIRKLGTESGEWDVDLVRTDEEMAQKMTANALKKYDAIVFNNTSGDLPLPDKQGLLDWVKAGGGVVGIHAATDTFRERGDSPGWAGFREMMGGQFVSHGPQSEVELLIQDPKHPATKELPPKFKVKEEIYLLKDWSRDKVRVLIALDKHPNSGEPGDYPIAWVHQYGKGRVFYTSLGHREDLMQTENYKKHLRGGIRWVLGIAKGDAKPLPPPAPITKQEKKEGFRALLNAKDITGWHPRHEGATPWTVQNGMLVMGKGGSDLITNEKFRDFIIRYEYMIPKGGNSGVYLRGRYEIQILDDFDKKTPDIHGNGAIYGLIPPSQFASKAPGEWQTVEAKLIGNKVTVILNGVKIIDNQELSAPTGGALDDKVNEPGPIMLQGDHGPVAFRNIRIKVLK
- a CDS encoding PDZ domain-containing protein, whose amino-acid sequence is MIRTTCNKIPHYILLIIINISLLATFTPLQAAAGEMPSKLVRDAIEKAVMAVKPALVRIHVVSAEYYEGKESKSESFGSGFIISKEGYVITNHHVAGDAKQIICTLANKEEIDAELVGTDPMTDIAVIKLLPPTKRVFPTAKFGDSSKIKVGDYVFAMGSPLAFSQSVTMGVVSNTELVIPETWGMDFKLDGEDVGSMVRWIGHDAAIYGGNSGGPLVNLNGEVIGINEIRIGLGGAIPSNLAKQVSEQIIKHGKIIRSWIGVCVQPLLKSTKVKNGVLISGVISGSPAEKAGIKSGDILLKIGGRDVSVRFKEELPPFNQIMAALPIGKPVKAVILRNGKQIVVSIVPEEREPALARPQEFKQWGICASNITFLKAKELKRNSRNGVLVRSVRPGGPAGTAKPNLKEDDVIIEVGGKPVNNINDLAKLTEEITKDKTEPTPTLVAFERSSEKFLTVVKVGIRELKDPGLELSKAWLPVSTQVLTRDLAKVLGIEGKMGVRVTKVYPNAKIDLRVGDIITKVDGELVPASQPEDEEVLSTMIRQYPIGSKVELTVLHNNEEIKVPVELPASPKLPREMKKYQDINFDFIVRDIAFLDRVEEGWPENQEGVIVESVSEGGWAALGNLLIGDLICTVDNQQVKNVQEFQKIMARIANEKRKMVVFQIKRGIQEMFIEIRPTWSRVP
- a CDS encoding serine protease, whose translation is MKTLRFGFAVAVSLLCVLCSLFSPAPLAADEAAQAGKDIITKYGDAIVTLQLVVKTEMSMEGEEASKEENKAEATGVIIDPSGLTVASLSAVDPSEMMSKMMSSSEYNLKISSEVTDLKIRLADGTEIPAKIALRDKDLDLAFIRPIQKPTKPLNVLDLSKQAKPALLDQAIMLSRLGMIANRTIAASVERIQAIVEKPRTFYITGMSIGDLNLGGPVFALDGNVIGLLIMRILPTRAGGEMSFSLFSMNYMPIMPMILPASDILAAAKQVPESVQ